The following coding sequences are from one Prochlorococcus sp. MIT 1314 window:
- a CDS encoding TylF/MycF/NovP-related O-methyltransferase, protein MKNLIRNLKNKFFPSFRINTTLFGKIYCTWTSKKLSLSEKNVSHIINRFYPAYILSAKIPGCFVECGVGYGRSALIMESILRMHNDNRDFLLFDSFEGFPTPSGEDLSGSEKARKSQWNYIDPDHLIEVLSASSTKRIDIKKYKKNISKRIHIEKGFFEKTFNKEIYNKIKSFKGISYLHLDVDLYNSYLTCLNFLYPLVNSGGLILFDEYDNETLKKFPGSKKAIDKFLLSQNLDPAKVLEYDHSGKCFMVKK, encoded by the coding sequence ATGAAGAATTTAATTCGTAATTTAAAAAATAAATTTTTCCCTAGTTTTAGGATAAATACTACTTTATTTGGCAAAATTTACTGTACTTGGACCAGTAAAAAACTATCTCTATCAGAAAAAAATGTTAGCCACATTATCAACAGATTTTATCCCGCTTATATATTAAGCGCAAAAATTCCAGGATGTTTTGTTGAATGCGGTGTGGGATATGGAAGATCTGCTCTAATAATGGAATCAATATTGCGAATGCATAATGATAATCGAGATTTCCTTTTATTCGATAGTTTCGAGGGTTTTCCTACCCCCTCTGGAGAAGATCTGAGTGGATCTGAAAAAGCACGGAAAAGTCAATGGAACTACATAGATCCTGATCATCTAATAGAAGTATTATCTGCTTCTAGCACAAAAAGAATTGACATAAAAAAATATAAAAAGAATATATCAAAAAGAATTCATATTGAAAAAGGCTTTTTTGAAAAAACTTTTAATAAAGAGATATATAATAAAATCAAAAGTTTTAAAGGAATTAGTTATCTTCATTTAGATGTAGATCTATATAATTCTTACCTAACGTGTCTTAATTTCCTATATCCATTAGTAAACTCAGGAGGTTTAATTCTATTTGACGAATATGATAATGAAACATTAAAAAAGTTTCCTGGTAGCAAAAAAGCCATTGATAAATTTTTATTATCTCAAAATTTAGATCCCGCAAAAGTTTTAGAATATGATCATTCAGGTAAATGTTTTATGGTTAAGAAATAA
- a CDS encoding dual specificity protein phosphatase, whose amino-acid sequence MSSFKVDWVLVNELAIGKAPTKESHIQLLKNEGIIAILSLCSIKESLTKLDLNRFFIAKRYVLPDHRSGRLPKIDEINETLLYLEELIQKGPVFVHCVAAMERSPLICMSWLVKKHKLSPVEALDYMMQVHKGTSPLAGQLSLLNKIN is encoded by the coding sequence ATGAGTTCTTTTAAAGTAGATTGGGTATTAGTTAATGAATTGGCTATTGGAAAAGCTCCTACAAAGGAATCACATATTCAATTATTAAAAAACGAAGGTATTATTGCTATTTTAAGTTTATGTAGTATTAAAGAATCATTAACTAAATTAGATTTAAATAGGTTTTTCATAGCGAAAAGATATGTCCTACCTGATCATAGAAGTGGAAGATTGCCAAAAATCGATGAAATAAATGAAACCCTACTATATCTTGAAGAACTTATTCAAAAAGGTCCGGTTTTTGTTCATTGTGTAGCCGCAATGGAGAGATCGCCTTTAATTTGCATGTCTTGGTTAGTAAAAAAGCATAAATTAAGTCCAGTGGAGGCCTTGGATTATATGATGCAGGTTCATAAAGGGACTTCCCCTTTGGCTGGACAACTATCATTATTGAATAAAATTAATTAA
- a CDS encoding polysaccharide biosynthesis tyrosine autokinase translates to MNNNNNQENYVDLSELGRSILRRKRLIIYISGFLFFWVCLYTFQKRITNPTYKGTFSLLISDPIDDAKSSNGLNQLAIIATGKSENDIPTLIGYLKSPSVLQSIALEFNKKVDDIQDNIKIERKKVGSRLTDGVLDITFFSKDPKKGELILQAISKKYLNIALQERQRKFTDGLLFLNEEYKKAEQILNSSQNKLSLFMEEKSVIEPLKEAAILKEKELKLINLIDNLNIEKKSLENSKKAIAEGKLFAKGLIKTNQFSKDNSFILGDGNQSLLDEMIKLENELARAKTKFTSSSKIIKGIKKRIDNLSPLLKEKQLESMDIAINSNKEEILNTNKTLDLLQKKLLNLPEVITKYNDLLAKVEVAGENLAGIQRTIEAFQLGVAQNSVPWRIIKAPEISKTPFKPSIIKYLFFGGFLSLISGVLLGLLRDQQDATIKKLEELNQYLNNIPLLAQLPYLYQYKDVRSDKKIFLKEVIKESSDKGEELRRFFAQEAFRSLSTSIRFLNTDKKINSFLITSSIPGEGKSLTNILLAKTIAEMGKKVLLIDADLRKPQLHQRLDINNLRGLSNLITDANIELKDVIQNIQIETTKIDVITSGVKPPDPLRILGSEKMKSIIKEIKESNNYDFVLYDSTPILGLSDSAIFANYLDGIILLVSLGYVSRKLPPESIKLINSYNLNLLGVISNVLDPKIDIENSISGYKGGYESYSSYAELNEEKNISPKEKSKKIKVNFKNKMFKKVLQDSFQILKHYVLKALEWLDK, encoded by the coding sequence ATGAATAACAATAATAATCAAGAAAACTATGTTGATCTTTCAGAACTGGGGAGGAGTATTTTAAGAAGAAAAAGATTAATTATATACATATCAGGTTTTTTATTTTTCTGGGTTTGCTTATATACATTTCAAAAACGAATCACCAATCCAACTTATAAAGGAACTTTCAGCTTGCTTATAAGCGACCCAATTGATGATGCAAAATCTAGTAATGGCTTAAATCAATTAGCTATTATTGCAACGGGAAAATCAGAAAATGACATCCCAACACTAATAGGATACTTAAAAAGTCCTTCAGTATTACAAAGTATCGCACTTGAATTTAATAAAAAAGTTGATGATATTCAGGATAATATAAAGATTGAGAGAAAAAAAGTTGGATCAAGACTAACTGATGGGGTATTAGATATAACTTTCTTTTCTAAAGATCCTAAAAAAGGAGAGCTTATACTGCAAGCAATCAGTAAAAAATACCTTAATATAGCTTTACAAGAAAGGCAAAGAAAATTTACTGATGGTTTGTTATTCCTTAATGAAGAATATAAAAAAGCAGAGCAAATACTAAATTCTTCCCAAAATAAGCTATCCCTTTTCATGGAAGAAAAGTCCGTTATTGAACCTCTCAAAGAGGCTGCCATCCTTAAAGAAAAAGAACTTAAATTAATTAATCTTATAGATAATCTTAATATTGAAAAGAAAAGTCTAGAAAACTCAAAAAAGGCTATAGCGGAAGGCAAACTTTTTGCTAAGGGTTTAATTAAAACTAATCAATTCTCAAAAGATAATTCTTTTATTTTAGGGGATGGGAACCAATCTTTATTAGATGAAATGATCAAATTAGAAAATGAACTAGCTCGAGCAAAAACGAAATTCACTTCTTCATCTAAAATCATTAAAGGAATAAAAAAAAGAATAGATAATTTAAGCCCCCTTCTTAAAGAAAAACAATTAGAATCAATGGATATTGCGATTAACTCTAATAAAGAAGAGATTTTAAATACAAATAAGACATTAGATTTATTGCAAAAAAAACTTCTAAATCTTCCAGAAGTAATTACTAAATATAATGATTTATTGGCAAAAGTTGAAGTTGCGGGAGAAAATCTTGCTGGGATTCAGAGAACTATTGAAGCGTTCCAATTAGGTGTTGCTCAAAATAGTGTTCCTTGGAGAATAATTAAAGCTCCAGAAATTAGCAAAACACCTTTTAAACCCTCCATTATAAAATATCTTTTCTTTGGAGGATTTTTATCTTTAATTTCAGGAGTATTATTAGGATTATTACGTGACCAACAAGATGCCACCATTAAAAAACTTGAAGAATTAAATCAATATTTGAATAATATACCTTTACTAGCTCAACTACCTTATCTATATCAATATAAAGATGTTAGAAGCGATAAGAAAATTTTTCTAAAAGAAGTAATAAAAGAAAGCTCAGATAAAGGGGAGGAACTAAGAAGGTTTTTCGCGCAGGAAGCATTTAGAAGTCTTTCTACTTCAATAAGGTTTCTAAATACTGATAAAAAAATAAATTCCTTTTTAATAACAAGTTCTATTCCAGGAGAGGGGAAATCACTTACAAATATACTTCTCGCAAAAACAATTGCAGAGATGGGCAAAAAAGTTTTACTGATCGATGCAGATTTAAGAAAACCTCAATTACACCAGAGATTAGATATAAATAATTTAAGAGGGCTTTCAAATCTTATTACAGACGCCAATATTGAGTTAAAAGATGTTATTCAAAATATTCAAATTGAAACCACCAAAATTGATGTTATAACATCAGGAGTTAAGCCACCCGACCCATTAAGGATATTAGGATCTGAAAAAATGAAATCCATAATAAAAGAAATTAAAGAAAGTAATAATTATGATTTTGTTCTTTATGACTCTACTCCAATTCTTGGATTATCTGATTCAGCAATTTTTGCAAATTATTTAGATGGAATTATTCTTCTTGTAAGTTTGGGTTATGTAAGTAGAAAATTACCTCCAGAAAGTATTAAGTTAATAAATTCTTATAATTTAAATTTATTAGGAGTAATTTCTAATGTGCTTGATCCCAAAATAGATATCGAGAATTCCATTAGTGGATATAAAGGTGGATATGAAAGTTATTCAAGCTATGCAGAATTGAATGAGGAAAAGAATATTAGTCCAAAAGAAAAATCAAAGAAAATAAAAGTTAATTTTAAAAATAAAATGTTTAAAAAAGTTTTACAAGATAGTTTTCAAATATTAAAACATTATGTCTTAAAAGCTTTAGAATGGCTGGATAAATAA